The DNA region TCTCCTCTATCAACCATCAACTCTCGACCATCACCGTCTTTACTGGGTGCTGCGGGGGTCCAGCACGTCGCGCAGGCCGTCGCCGAGCAGGTTGAAGCCCAGCACGGTCAGCAGGATGGCCAAGCCGGGGAAGATCATGGTCCACGGGGCGTCGACGTAGTACTGGCGGCCGTCGCTGATCATGGTGCCCCACTCCGGCAGGGGCGGCTGCGCGCCGATGCCCAGGAAGCCCAGCGCGGCGACCTCGATGGTGGCGGTGGCGATGCTCAGGGCGCCCTGCACGATCAGCGGCGAGAGGCTGTTCGGCAGGACGTGACGGAAGATCATGCGGCCCTGCGAGGCGCCCAGCGCCCCGGCGGCCTGCACGAACTCGCGTTCGCGGATGGACAGGACCACGCTGCGTGCCAGTCGCATGTACACCGGCACCTGCACCAGCGACACGGCCAGCATGGCGGTCACGAGCTGCGGACTGTTCAGCGCGAACAGGCGGTCCATGCCCGCGATCAGCAGGGGCGGGTCGCTGGCGCTGAAGATGCTGGCGAAGCCGATGGCGAGCAGGATGCTCGGGAAGGCCAGCATCACGTCGGTCAGGTAACCCAGGACGCTGTCCAGCCACCCGCCGAAGTACCCGGCGAGCAGGCCCAGCAGCGTGCCCAGCGCCAGGGCCAGGACGGTGCTGACCACGCCGACTTTCAGGCTGATGCGGGTGCCGTGCAGGGTGCGGGTCATGATGTCGCGGCCCAGGTTGTCGGTCCCGAAGGGGGCGCGCCAGATGTTCACCTTGCCGGTGACGGGATCGGTGTACGCCTCGGCCACGTCCTTGTTCCACAGGGCGCTGAGGCTGGGGGGTTTCAGGATCAGGCTGTAGTTGCGGTCCACGGTGGGGTCGTAGGGTTTCAGGACGCTGGCGAACACGGCCAGCAGCACGAACACGGCCACGATGACCGCGCCGACCTTGCCGGGCGCGCTGCGGCGGAAGCGGCGCCAGAAGATGCTGTCCTGGCGGGGTTTGGAGGCGGGAGCGGTCGCGGTTGTCATGAGGTCACCAGGTCCCTTCAGCTGTACTGGATGCGTGGGTCGAGGGCGGCGTAACTGAGGTCCACGATCAGGTTGGCGACGCTGACGACCAGCGCGGCGAAGATCACGCCCCCCTGGATGATCGGGTAGTCACGCTGGCTGATCGCGTCGTATACCCACGAGCCGATGCCGGGCCACGAGAAGATCGTCTCGGTCAGCACGGCCCCGCCCAGCAGCGCGCCCGCCTGCAGGCCGATGACGGTCACGACCGGCAGCAGCGCGTTGCGCAGCGTGTGCTTCAGGACCACCGAGCGGCCGCTGAGGCCCTTGGCGCGCGCGGTCCGCACGTAATCCTGGCCCAGCACGTCCAGCATGGAGGAACGGGTGATGCGGGCGATGATCGCCAGGGGAATGGTGCCCAGCGCGATGGCGGGCAGCACGAGGTGCCGCGCGGCGTCCCAGGCGGCGTCCATCTGGCCGCGCAACAGGGCGTCCAGGACATTGAATCCGGTGATGGGCCGGATGGTGAATTCGGTGCCGAGCGGACCGCTGGGTGGCAGCCAGCCGAGCTTGACGCCAAAGAAGTACGACAGCAGCAGGCCCAGCCAGAAGACCGGCATGCTCACCCCGATCAGCGAGATGGTCGTGGCGAGGTTGTCCCAGACGCTGTTGCGGCGCAGGGCCGCCAGGATCCCGGCGGGCATGCCGATCACCAGCGCGAACAGCAGCGCCGCGATGCTCAGCTCGGCAGTGGCGGGGAAACGGGTTTTCAGGTCGTCCCGGACGGGGATGTTGCTCTTGATACCGGTGCCCAGGTCACCCTGCAGCAGGGCGCTCATGTACTTGGGGTACTGGGCGTCCAGGGGATTGGCCGGGTTGAAGAACCAGGGTTTGTTCAGGCCGAGCTGCTCGCGCAGCGCGGCGGCCGCTTCCGGCGTGGCGCGCTCGCCGAGCATGGCGATGGCCGGGTCGCCGGGAATCGAGCGGACGAACACGAAGACCACGAGGCTGATGCCCAGCATGACCAGCACGGTCCGCAGCAGGCGGCGAATCAGGTAACTGCCCAAAGCAGACCTCCCTTGGGTGAAATGAATGGAACGGAAGCGGGTGCCGACAGGCCCGGTCGGGTCGGTTTCGGCGGACGGTCAGACAGTGTGTCGGCGCACAGTGTACCTGCCGGGCCGCCCGCGGGGTGACCGGGCAGTCCGGGTGGATCAGACAATCCACGGTGGTGCGCCGCGGCGGGGAAACGCCCGGGGGCGCAGCGGCACACAACGGGAAGCGGCAGGTCCCCGGTACTGGAGACCTGCCGCCCCCCCTGGCGGGGCTTACTTCTTGCCGGTGACGGTGATGGTGTTGAAGGGTTCGCTGCCCAGCGGGCTGGGCACCCAGCCCTTGACGTAGCTGCGCGCGGCGGCCAGCGGGTTGCTGTGCACCATGGGAATGCGGTACGCGGCGTTGTAGGTGATCTCGTGCAGCTGCGCGTAGACCTTGGCCTTGGCGTCCTGGGTGGCGGCGGCGCGGCCCTGCTGCAGCAGCGTCTCGACGTTCGCGGGGTTCCAGTTGATGTCGTCCGAGGCGTTGGCACCGTAGTACGCGCCGTAGAAGTTGTCGGGGTCGCCGTAGTCGCCGGTCCAGCCGATCATGTACATGTCGAAGCCGGGTTCCTTGTTGCGGTCCTCGAGGTACTTGGCCCAGTCCTCGGTTTTCAGGTTGACCTTCACGCCGATGGCGCTCAGGTCGGCGGCGATGGCCTCCGCGATGGGCTTGGGCGTGGGGAAGTACGGGCGGCTGACGGGCATGTACCACAGGTCGATGGAGAAACCGTTGGGGTAGCCGGCGTCGGCCAGCATCTTCTTCGCGGCGGCCGGGTCGAACTTGTAGTCGGCCGGGACCTTGGGGCTGTTGGCCCAGTTCATGACCGGGGGCACGAAGCTGGCGTTGCTGACGCCCAGGCCGTTCCAGAAGGCGTCCACGATGGCCTTCTTGTTGATGGCCATGGCGATCGCCTGACGCACCTTCTCGTTTTTCAGGTACTGGTTGCGGTTGTTCATGCTGACGAAGCCCACGTTGAAGCTGGGGCGCTTGACAGCCACGAGGTTCTTGTCGCCCTGCACGCTCTTGAGGCTGTCGGGCGTCAGGTCGTTGGCGAAGTCGATGGTGCCGGCCTTCAGTTCGTTCAGGCGCTGGCTGGCGTCCTTGATGTTGCGGATGACCAGCTGGTCGACCTTGGCCTTGTCACCCCAGTACAGCTTGTTGGGCAGCAGGGTCACGCGGTCGCCGGTGCGCCAGCTCTGGAAGATGAAGGGGCCGGTGCCGACGGGTTTGCTGGCAGGCGTGCCGTACTTGGCGCCTTCCTTCTTGATCGCGGCGGGGCTGGCGATGCCGAAGTACCCGGCGGCCAGCACGTTGGGCAGCACGCTGGAGGGTTTGTTCAGGTCGATGCGGACGGTGGTGTCGTTGACCTTGACGATGTTCTTGATGACGGCGGTGGCGTCGCCCTTGTAGCCGCCGAGCAGTTCGCCCATGATCTCGAAGGTGCGGCCCTGGTCGCGGAAGCCGTAGGGGTGGCTCTTGTCCCACCAGCGGCCCAGGTTGAACACGATGGCGTCGGCGTTCATGGGGGTGCCGTCATGGAAGCGCACGCCCTTGCGCAGCGTGAAGGTCCAGGCGGTGTTGTTGGCGTTCGCTTTCCAGGAGGTGGCGAGGCCGGGCGCCAGGTCAGTGCTGCCGGGCTTGAAGTCCACCAGGGTGTCGTAGATCTGACGCTGCACCAGGATGCTGATGCCGTCGGTGATGTTTCCGGATTCCAGGCTGACGGGTTCGCCGTTCCCGCCGAAGACCAGCGTGGCGGCCGAGGCGGCGCTGAGGGTGGAGAGCAGGGCGGTCAGGAGCAGTTTCTTCATGGAACCTCCGGGTCCGGCATGCGGGGCGACACCGGGAGAACCGGCGGGTCTGCGCATGTGGACGGTAAAAAGGTGAATCGTGCGTTAAGGGTAGGGGCCGGCCGGGGGGGTGTCAAGCGACGGACACCCCTGGACGGGACGCGGCCCGCCGGACGGAACCCCCTCAGGGAACCGTGGCGGGCGCCGGATCGAGGACCGTGAGGCCCAGCAGCGCGAGGTTGGCGTTCCCGCCGCCGCTCACGGCCCGCACGGAGCGGATGGCGACGCCGGGCCTGGGGTTCACCCACTCGAGGGCGGTGAGGTTCACGTCCAGGCCGTCGCCGGTGCGGCCGGCCCAGACGGGCGCGGGAATCATGGAGCTGGGCAGCAGGTCCGTCCAGGCGCGCAGGTGCCGGCCGTACTCGAGGGGCTGCGTGACCCGGCTGCCGTCGGCGTACTCGATCTCGTAGCGGCCGATGACCTCGCGGGCGCTCGCGGCGGGCCAGCCCGTGGCGTGCAGGAACACCAGTCCGGCGGCGGGGCGGTTGAGGTCCAAAGTCACCTCGGCCGGAAGGTCGCGGACGCTGGCGCGGCTGCCGCGCAGCATCACGGCCCCGCTGACGTCGAAGGTGTACCGGCCCAGACGGGTCACGCCGCGTGGCAGGTTGCGCAGGTCGATGTCGGCCCCCTTGCCGATCCAGCCGCGGCCTTCGTCGTCGGTCAGGGCGCGCG from Deinococcus depolymerans includes:
- a CDS encoding ABC transporter permease; protein product: MTTATAPASKPRQDSIFWRRFRRSAPGKVGAVIVAVFVLLAVFASVLKPYDPTVDRNYSLILKPPSLSALWNKDVAEAYTDPVTGKVNIWRAPFGTDNLGRDIMTRTLHGTRISLKVGVVSTVLALALGTLLGLLAGYFGGWLDSVLGYLTDVMLAFPSILLAIGFASIFSASDPPLLIAGMDRLFALNSPQLVTAMLAVSLVQVPVYMRLARSVVLSIREREFVQAAGALGASQGRMIFRHVLPNSLSPLIVQGALSIATATIEVAALGFLGIGAQPPLPEWGTMISDGRQYYVDAPWTMIFPGLAILLTVLGFNLLGDGLRDVLDPRSTQ
- a CDS encoding ABC transporter permease; translation: MGSYLIRRLLRTVLVMLGISLVVFVFVRSIPGDPAIAMLGERATPEAAAALREQLGLNKPWFFNPANPLDAQYPKYMSALLQGDLGTGIKSNIPVRDDLKTRFPATAELSIAALLFALVIGMPAGILAALRRNSVWDNLATTISLIGVSMPVFWLGLLLSYFFGVKLGWLPPSGPLGTEFTIRPITGFNVLDALLRGQMDAAWDAARHLVLPAIALGTIPLAIIARITRSSMLDVLGQDYVRTARAKGLSGRSVVLKHTLRNALLPVVTVIGLQAGALLGGAVLTETIFSWPGIGSWVYDAISQRDYPIIQGGVIFAALVVSVANLIVDLSYAALDPRIQYS
- a CDS encoding ABC transporter substrate-binding protein, encoding MKKLLLTALLSTLSAASAATLVFGGNGEPVSLESGNITDGISILVQRQIYDTLVDFKPGSTDLAPGLATSWKANANNTAWTFTLRKGVRFHDGTPMNADAIVFNLGRWWDKSHPYGFRDQGRTFEIMGELLGGYKGDATAVIKNIVKVNDTTVRIDLNKPSSVLPNVLAAGYFGIASPAAIKKEGAKYGTPASKPVGTGPFIFQSWRTGDRVTLLPNKLYWGDKAKVDQLVIRNIKDASQRLNELKAGTIDFANDLTPDSLKSVQGDKNLVAVKRPSFNVGFVSMNNRNQYLKNEKVRQAIAMAINKKAIVDAFWNGLGVSNASFVPPVMNWANSPKVPADYKFDPAAAKKMLADAGYPNGFSIDLWYMPVSRPYFPTPKPIAEAIAADLSAIGVKVNLKTEDWAKYLEDRNKEPGFDMYMIGWTGDYGDPDNFYGAYYGANASDDINWNPANVETLLQQGRAAATQDAKAKVYAQLHEITYNAAYRIPMVHSNPLAAARSYVKGWVPSPLGSEPFNTITVTGKK